From Solanum lycopersicum chromosome 8, SLM_r2.1, the proteins below share one genomic window:
- the LOC101263739 gene encoding tetraspanin-10 isoform X1 has translation MSTSTSIFVIRWINFLTMLLAVGVIGFGIWMSTHHDVCRKSLTLPVLGLGGVIFVVSIVGFLGAWKNNSILLWIYLIMLCLILVAILVFTVLAFIVTNNSSGHSVNGQRYKEYQLHDYSSWFLKQLNNTHNWKHLKSCLVKADDCSNLSKRYRTAKQYKLAKLTPVEAGCCRPPSECGYPAVNASYYDLSFHPTSSSKDCKLYKNSKNIKCYSCDSCKAGVAQYMKTEWRVVAIFNVILFVVLSMIYFVGCCARRNAARERSKI, from the exons ATGAGTACATCAACTAGTATTTTTGTGATAAGATGGATCAATTTTCTTACAATG CTGTTAGCTGTGGGCGTCATAGGTTTTGGGATTTGGATGAGCACTCATCATGATGTCTGTCGAAAGTCTCTCACTCTGCCTGTTCTAGGTCTTGGAGGAGTTATATTCGTCGT ATCAATTGTTGGGTTTCTTGGAGCATGGAAGAACAACTCCATCTTGTTGTGGATT TATCTGATCATGTTGTGCCTAATTTTGGTGGCAATATTGGTCTTCACCGTTTTAGC GTTCATTGTGACGAATAACAGCTCAGGTCACAGTGTTAATGGACAAAG GTACAAGGAGTATCAACTTCATGACTACAGTTCGTGGTTTCTAAAACAA CTCAATAACACCCATAACTGGAAGCATCTGAAAAGCTGTCTTGTCAAGGCTGATGACTGTAGTAACCTATCAAAACGATACAGG ACTGCCAAGCAATACAAATTAGCAAAACTAACGCCTGTTGAAGCTGGTTGCTGCAGACCACCATCTGA ATGTGGTTACCCTGCTGTTAACGCCTCATACTATGACTTGAGCTTTCATCCGACGAGTTCAAGCAAGGACTGCAAGCTTTACAAAAACTCGAAGAACATCAAGTGCTATAGCTGTGATTCCTGCAA GGCTGGTGTTGCACAATACATGAAAACTGAATGGAGAGTGGTTGCTATCTTCAATGTGATTCTCTTTGTCGTTTTG TCGATGATCTACTTCGTTGGATGCTGTGCAAGACGCAATGCTGCTCGTGAACGCTCTAAAATTTGA
- the LOC101263235 gene encoding LIM domain-containing protein WLIM2b-like has protein sequence MAFTGAPQKCKVCEKTVYIAEMISTSGVAYHNTCFRCNHCNGRLALSTYSTLDGVLYCKPHFEQIYKEKGGAPLKHSASLGRQNELNRSSSKVSALFSGTQDKCAACKKTVYPLEKVTVDGEMYHKICFRCVHGGCKLTTSSYAAFDGGLYCKPHFSQLFKEKGSYNHLSKNASMKKNESLINVEQEGSSTNTR, from the exons atggcaTTTACAGGGGCCCCACAAAAATGTAAAGTATGTGAAAAAACTGTTTATATTGCAGAAATGATCTCTACAAGCGGTGTTGCTTATCATAATACATGTTTTAGGTGTAACCATTGCAATGGAAGGCTTGCA TTGAGCACTTATTCAACTCTTGATGGAGTATTATATTGTAAACCTCATTTTGAACAAATCTACAAGGAAAAAGGAGGAGCTCCCTTGAAGCATTCTGCatcat TGGGAAGGCAAAATGAACTG AACAGAAGCTCTAGTAAAGTTTCGGCTTTATTTTCTGGTACTCAAGACAAATGTGCAGCTTGTAAAAAGACTGTTTACCCCTTGGAGAAG gTGACGGTGGACGGTGAAATGTACCACAAGATATGTTTTAGATGTGTCCATGGAGGTTGTAAACTTACAACATCATCTTATGCTGCATTTGATGGAGGTCTCTATTGCAAACCTCATTTCTCTCAATTGTTCAAAGAAAAAGGTTCATATAATCATCTAAGCAAAAATGCTTcaatgaagaaaaatgaaagtTTAATCAACGTTGAACAAGAAGGTTCTAGTACAAACACAAGATGA
- the LOC101262941 gene encoding protein LURP-one-related 4-like → MGKIHPENISSPSSSSSCSSPYVTSNKEIFTIWMKSLVFHGNGCTVFNSKGELCFRVDNYQERCSNEVFLMDLNGQVLFSIKKEKLRVFGRWNGYLCGGFKGRPWFQVKKNCTFSRGNVICNVNLGYEKSIESCYKIQKLDKKSSFKVTNSTGEIVAELKQKQSSRGFAYGDDVLTLEVEPQVDQSLIMALVTICGLISRKL, encoded by the exons atggGTAAAATTCATCCAGAAAATATATCttccccttcttcttcttcttcttgttcatcTCCTTATGTTACAtctaataaagaaatatttacaaTATGGATGAAATCACTAGTTTTTCATGGAAATGGATGTACTGTTTTTAATTCCAAAGGTGAACTTTGTTTTAGAGTTGATAATTATCAAGAAAGATGTAGCAATGAAGTTTTTCTTATGGATCTTAATGGACAAGTTCTCTTTTCCATCAAAAAAGag AAATTGAGAGTTTTTGGTAGATGGAATGGATATTTATGTGGTGGATTTAAAGGAAGGCCATGGTTTCAAGTAAAAAAGAATTGCACATTTTCAAGAGGAAATGTTATATGTAATGTGAATTTGGGATatgaaaaatcaattgaaagttGTTATAAGATTCAAAAATTGGACAAGAAATCATCATTTAAAGTTACAAATAGTACTGGAGAAATTGTTGCTGAG TTAAAACAAAAGCAATCGTCGAGAGGATTTGCATATGGAGATGATGTGTTAACTCTAGAAGTGGAACCCCAAGTTGATCAATCGTTAATTATGGCATTAGTGACAATTTGTGGCTTAATTAGTCGCAAATTATGA
- the LOC101264044 gene encoding uncharacterized protein, translating into MAPKRKATAGEPLPTRITRSQTKNDNSKPVSVDPVSPKPKRVKKGTVSETKSKVKAPVDSGSKKIVVVEHCTQCRQFKIRAVKVKEELEHGVPGLEVRVNPEKPRRGCFEIRVDDEKGEKFVSLLDMKRPFGPMKALNMDKVISEIIEKIK; encoded by the coding sequence ATGGCACCAAAGAGAAAGGCAACTGCAGGGGAGCCATTGCCAACTCGTATAACTCGAAGCCAAACCAAGAATGACAACTCGAAACCCGTTTCAGTTGACCCGGTTTCACCAAAACCAAAACGGGTCAAAAAGGGTACCGTTTCTGAGACGAAATCTAAAGTGAAGGCTCCAGTTGATTCCGGGTCGAAGaagattgttgttgttgagcacTGTACCCAGTGCAGGCAGTTCAAGATTCGGGCTGTGAAGGTGAAGGAGGAGCTGGAACATGGGGTACCCGGTTTGGAGGTTCGGGTCAACCCGGAAAAGCCAAGGAGGGGTTGTTTTGAAATCCGGGTCGATGATGAAAAGGGTGAGAAGTTTGTTAGCCTTTTGGATATGAAGAGGCCATTTGGACCCATGAAGGCACTTAATATGGACAAGGTCATTTCTGAAATTATTGAGAAAATTAAGtga
- the LOC101263739 gene encoding tetraspanin-10 isoform X2, producing the protein MSTHHDVCRKSLTLPVLGLGGVIFVVSIVGFLGAWKNNSILLWIYLIMLCLILVAILVFTVLAFIVTNNSSGHSVNGQRYKEYQLHDYSSWFLKQLNNTHNWKHLKSCLVKADDCSNLSKRYRTAKQYKLAKLTPVEAGCCRPPSECGYPAVNASYYDLSFHPTSSSKDCKLYKNSKNIKCYSCDSCKAGVAQYMKTEWRVVAIFNVILFVVLSMIYFVGCCARRNAARERSKI; encoded by the exons ATGAGCACTCATCATGATGTCTGTCGAAAGTCTCTCACTCTGCCTGTTCTAGGTCTTGGAGGAGTTATATTCGTCGT ATCAATTGTTGGGTTTCTTGGAGCATGGAAGAACAACTCCATCTTGTTGTGGATT TATCTGATCATGTTGTGCCTAATTTTGGTGGCAATATTGGTCTTCACCGTTTTAGC GTTCATTGTGACGAATAACAGCTCAGGTCACAGTGTTAATGGACAAAG GTACAAGGAGTATCAACTTCATGACTACAGTTCGTGGTTTCTAAAACAA CTCAATAACACCCATAACTGGAAGCATCTGAAAAGCTGTCTTGTCAAGGCTGATGACTGTAGTAACCTATCAAAACGATACAGG ACTGCCAAGCAATACAAATTAGCAAAACTAACGCCTGTTGAAGCTGGTTGCTGCAGACCACCATCTGA ATGTGGTTACCCTGCTGTTAACGCCTCATACTATGACTTGAGCTTTCATCCGACGAGTTCAAGCAAGGACTGCAAGCTTTACAAAAACTCGAAGAACATCAAGTGCTATAGCTGTGATTCCTGCAA GGCTGGTGTTGCACAATACATGAAAACTGAATGGAGAGTGGTTGCTATCTTCAATGTGATTCTCTTTGTCGTTTTG TCGATGATCTACTTCGTTGGATGCTGTGCAAGACGCAATGCTGCTCGTGAACGCTCTAAAATTTGA
- the LOC101263237 gene encoding protein neprosin-like, protein MQINQGIIQQILVLYFILSYNEVQGEISLSELEDQELESQLKLLNKPAIKTITTTYGDIYDCVDFYKQPAFDHPSLKNHNFHPNMKPTLSRIQQSSGTSKSKESSTIWLNDGGCPFGSVPIKRITKDDLIRQKHMPPPEVHTQFSQTRNHSGLKRRLLSTQGYRVAIVSTRDDLDYKFGGAGMTSTLWNPSVKAPQHSGCRLKVQKSSDIIQIGWRVDPTLYGDTLTRMFIHFQAGNIGCFDTLCPGFVLVDTEIGIGAPFSNVSQRGDIHNLWEYSMYLDRDLANGNWWVLVEETHREIGFWPQNIFTQLASFATHIEWGGVAYSPQNIPEPPMGSSFFPTKKQGYDGSCNKIIALNYRGETIMINTIPHTDNPDFYRVYDIPPTKGKFEHVALYGGPGETT, encoded by the exons ATGCAGATAAATCAAGGAATTATTCAACAAATTTTAGTGTTATATTTTATTCTGAGTTATAATGAGGTTCAAGGAGAAATAAGTTTATCCGAATTAGAGGATCAAGAGTTAGAAAGTCAACTTAAACTTTTGAACAAGCCTGCAATCAAAACAATTACG ACTACATATggagatatatatgattgtGTGGATTTTTACAAGCAACCTGCGTTTGATCATCCATCTTTGAAGAACCACAATTttcatccaaat ATGAAGCCTACGTTATCTAGAATACAGCAATCTTCAGGTACTTCAAAGTCTAAAGAGTCATCGACGATATGGCTAAATGATGGTGGTTGTCCTTTTGGATCAGTTCCGATTAAAAGAATTACAAAAGATGATCTTATCAGACAAAAACATATGCCACCACCAGAAGTTCATACCCAATTTTCTCAG ACCAGGAATCACAGTGGATTGAAAAGAAGATTATTATCTACACAAGGATATAGG gtTGCAATAGTTTCAACTCGTGATGATTTGGATTACAAGTTTGGGGGAGCTGGAATGACATCTACTTTATGGAATCCTTCTGTTAAAGCTCCACAACACAGTGGATGTCGATTGAAAGTTCAAAAATCATCGGACATTATACAAATCGGTTGGAGA GTGGATCCAACATTATATGGCGACACCCTAACTAGAATGTTCATACATTTTCAG GCTGGTAATATAGGTTGCTTTGATACACTATGTCCTGGATTTGTACTGGTAGACACTGAGATAGGCATTGGAGCGCCATTTAGTAATGTTTCACAACGTGGTGATATTCATAACTTGTGGGAATATTCAATGTACCTCGATCGG GATCTAGCCAACGGAAATTGGTGGGTTTTGGTTGAAGAAACGCATAGAGAAATTGGATTTTGGCCTCAAAACATCTTCACTCAGTTAGCTAGCTTTGCTACACACATAGAATGGGGAGGAGTAGCATATAGCCCACAAAACATACCTGAACCACCAATGGGTTCAAGTTTTTTCCCCACTAAAAAGCAAGGGTACGATGGTTCATGCAATAAAATTATTGCATTAAACTATAGAGGTGAGACGATAATGATAAATACGATCCCGCACACTGATAATCCCGATTTTTATAGGGTTTACGATATTCCACCAACGAAAGGAAAATTTGAGCACGTCGCTTTATATGGTGGACCTGGTGAGACAACCTAA
- the LOC101263539 gene encoding protein neprosin-like produces MEFSVFDGTNSSIPFKGGRKYATVQIPYNSTNKITGAGAIISLHNPQNLSGHQFSAGRIKVQIGIESIQVGWIVNPHVYGDTHTRLYIYLKTEKLACFNTRCPGFIHINTAIPLDGDLPASTYGGPIYDVPMYIARDMSNGNWWFKFGTNYTSVGFWPSKIFTKLNEFATSVEYGGIVYSPPGVPEPSMGGGYFPVGDLNKDGYCKNSTYLTDKNETKKSLDDIEVKLYANSPNLYRVADFPNSGVESGNLVLYGGPGEHMYKKHRDI; encoded by the exons ATGGAGTTCAGTGTTTTTGATGGAACCAACTCAAGTATACCTTTTAAAGGAGGACGCAAG TATGCAACAGTGCAAATACCATACAactcaacaaacaaaataaCAGGAGCTGGGGCAATTATTAGCTTAcataatcctcaaaatcttAGTGGACATCAATTTAGTGCTGGTCGTATTAAGGTTCAAATTGGAATCGAAAGTATACAAGTCGGTTGGATA gtGAATCCACATGTCTATGGAGACACTCATACGcgattatacatatatttaaag ACAGAAAAATTAGCATGTTTTAATACACGATGTCCTGGATTTATTCATATAAATACTGCAATACCTTTAGATGGAGATCTTCCTGCCTCTACTTATGGTGGACCTATTTATGATGTACCAATGTACATTGCTCGT GATATGTCAAATGGAAATTGGTGGTTTAAATTTGGAACAAACTATACATCAGTTGGATTTTGGCCATCAAAGATATTTACAAAGTTAAATGAATTTGCAACAAGTGTAGAATATGGAGGAATCGTATATAGTCCACCAGGTGTACCAGAACCTTCTATGGGCGGTGGCTATTTTCCAGTTGGAGATTTGAACAAAGATGGATATTGTAAGAATAGTACCTATTTAACAgataaaaatgaaactaaaaaatctTTAGATGATATTGAAGTGAAATTATATGCAAATAGTCCAAATTTGTATAGAGTTGCTGATTTTCCAAACTCTGGGGTTGAATCTGGTAATTTAGTCCTATATGGAGGACCAGGTGAACATATGTATAAGAAACATAGAGATATTTGA